One genomic region from Bubalus bubalis isolate 160015118507 breed Murrah chromosome 12, NDDB_SH_1, whole genome shotgun sequence encodes:
- the CREG2 gene encoding protein CREG2 isoform X2, which produces MSRRRGRRPGPRLSWLLWCGALLSPAAGYVIVSSVSWAVTNEVDEELDGASTEETLPALLGDSGSLWQRSFPASAHKEDAHLPPPEGAARTRPPPAPPGMFSYPREGGARLRPGIARFLAHASAWGCLATVSAHEKIPGLPFGTCLPISDGPFDNSTGIPFFYVTPKDLLVADLMKNPMASLLLPESEGEFCRKNIVDPEDPRCARLTLTGRMVAVSPEEVEFAKQAMFSRVWAMRHVGSQLPEQLLNLHLLH; this is translated from the exons ATGTCGCGGCGCCGCGGCCGGCGGCCCGGGCCCCGCCTGTCCTGGCTGCTGTGGTGTGGCGCCCTGCTGTCTCCGGCCGCGGGCTACGTGATCGTGAGCTCCGTGTCCTGGGCCGTCACCAACGAGGTGGACGAGGAGCTGGACGGAGCCTCCACGGAGGAGACGCTGCCCGCGCTGCTGGGGGACTCGGGCAGCCTCTGGCAGCGGAGCTTCCCGGCCTCGGCGCACAAGGAGGACGCACACCTGCCTCCCCCGGAGGGCGCCGCCCGCACCAGGCCGCCCCCCGCGCCGCCCGGGATGTTCTCCTACCCGCGCGAGGGCGGCGCGAGGCTGCGCCCGGGCATCGCCCGCTTCCTGGCCCACGCCAGCGCCTGGGGCTGTCTGGCCACCGTGTCCGCCCATGAGAAG ATCCCAGGCCTGCCATTTGGGACCTGCCTGCCCATCAGCGATGGCCCCTTCGACAACAGTACTGGGATTCCTTTCTTCTATGTGACACCCAAGGACCTCCTGGTGGCCGATCTGATGAAGAACCCCATGGCCTCGCTCCTGCTGCCGGAATCTGAAGGAGAGTTCTGCAG AAAAAACATCGTGGACCCAGAAGATCCTCGCTGTGCCCGGTTAACACTCACTGGTCGGATGGTCGCAGTGTCTCCAGAAGAAGTCGAATTTGCCAAGCAAGCCATGTTTTCAAG GGTttgggccatgaggcatgtgggatctcagctcccagaGCAGCTATTgaacttgcacctcctgcattaa
- the CREG2 gene encoding protein CREG2 isoform X1, whose amino-acid sequence MSRRRGRRPGPRLSWLLWCGALLSPAAGYVIVSSVSWAVTNEVDEELDGASTEETLPALLGDSGSLWQRSFPASAHKEDAHLPPPEGAARTRPPPAPPGMFSYPREGGARLRPGIARFLAHASAWGCLATVSAHEKIPGLPFGTCLPISDGPFDNSTGIPFFYVTPKDLLVADLMKNPMASLLLPESEGEFCRKNIVDPEDPRCARLTLTGRMVAVSPEEVEFAKQAMFSRHPVMRKWPRPYEWFFMKMKVEHIWLQKWYGGVADISREEYFRAVPRKA is encoded by the exons ATGTCGCGGCGCCGCGGCCGGCGGCCCGGGCCCCGCCTGTCCTGGCTGCTGTGGTGTGGCGCCCTGCTGTCTCCGGCCGCGGGCTACGTGATCGTGAGCTCCGTGTCCTGGGCCGTCACCAACGAGGTGGACGAGGAGCTGGACGGAGCCTCCACGGAGGAGACGCTGCCCGCGCTGCTGGGGGACTCGGGCAGCCTCTGGCAGCGGAGCTTCCCGGCCTCGGCGCACAAGGAGGACGCACACCTGCCTCCCCCGGAGGGCGCCGCCCGCACCAGGCCGCCCCCCGCGCCGCCCGGGATGTTCTCCTACCCGCGCGAGGGCGGCGCGAGGCTGCGCCCGGGCATCGCCCGCTTCCTGGCCCACGCCAGCGCCTGGGGCTGTCTGGCCACCGTGTCCGCCCATGAGAAG ATCCCAGGCCTGCCATTTGGGACCTGCCTGCCCATCAGCGATGGCCCCTTCGACAACAGTACTGGGATTCCTTTCTTCTATGTGACACCCAAGGACCTCCTGGTGGCCGATCTGATGAAGAACCCCATGGCCTCGCTCCTGCTGCCGGAATCTGAAGGAGAGTTCTGCAG AAAAAACATCGTGGACCCAGAAGATCCTCGCTGTGCCCGGTTAACACTCACTGGTCGGATGGTCGCAGTGTCTCCAGAAGAAGTCGAATTTGCCAAGCAAGCCATGTTTTCAAG ACACCCAGTGATGAGAAAGTGGCCTCGGCCATATGAATGGTTCTTCATGAAGATGAAGGTAGAACACATCTGGcttcagaaatggtatggaggaGTAGCCGACATCTCCAGGGAGGAGTACTTCAGAGCCGTTCCAAGAAAGGCCTGA